In Jaculus jaculus isolate mJacJac1 chromosome 4, mJacJac1.mat.Y.cur, whole genome shotgun sequence, a single genomic region encodes these proteins:
- the Glb1l gene encoding beta-galactosidase-1-like protein isoform X2 has product MAPKRLPCLLLPLATLALLLLSPLPQAEARSFLVDRKNDRFLLDGVPFRYVSGSLHYFRVPRVLWADRLSKMYLSGLNAVQFYVPWNYHEPEPGVYNFNGSRDLIAFLTEAARANLFVILRPGPYICAEWEMGGLPSWLLQKPKIHLRTSDPDFLAAVDSWFKVLLPKIYPFLYHNGGNIISIQVENEYGSYKACDFSYMKHLAGLFRALLGDKILLFTTDGPEGFKCGSLQGLYTTVDFGPGLLNRVNSEYYTGWLDYWGQNHSTRSSPDVTRGLESMLKLGASVNMYMFHGGTNFGYWNGADEKGRFFPITTSYDYDAPISEAGDPTAKLFALRNVISKFQEIPLGPLPPPSPKMKLGPVTLKLDGSLLAFLDFLCPQGPIRSFLPLSFEAVKQDHGFMLYQTYLTHTVSEPTQFWVPRNGVHDRAYVMVDGVFQGVLERNMRPQLFLTGKVGAKVDILLENMGRLSFGSNRSDFKGLLEPPIWGRTILTEWKIFPLNVDKLARWWLPLHLQKRPQPQGPSGPTFYSTTFKILGSVGDTFLYLHGWTKGQVWINGFNLGRYWTKRGPQQTLYVPRPLLLPTRSNKITILELENVPNPPQIQFLDKPILNSTLHSTYMYFLSEKQNTYQPMELSGH; this is encoded by the exons ATGGCTCCCAAGAGGCTGCCCTGCCTGCTGCTGCCGCTTGCCACGctggcactgctgctgctgtccccACTGCCCCAG GCCGAGGCTCGTTCCTTCCTGGTGGACCGGAAAAATGACAGGTTCCTCCTGGACGGCGTCCCGTTCCGCTACGTGTCTGGCAGTCTGCACTACTTTCGGGTACCGCGGGTGCTTTGGGCAGACCGGCTTTCCAAGATGTATTTGAGCGGCCTCAACGCTGTGCAGTT TTACGTGCCCTGGAACTACCATGAGCCAGAGCCTGGGGTCTATAACTTTAATGGCAGTCGCGACCTCATTGCCTTTCTGACTGAGGCAGCTAGAGCAAACCTGTTTGTTATACTAAGACCAGGACCTTACATCTGTGCAGAATGGGAGATG GGGGGCCTCCCATCCTGGTTGCTTCAAAAACCTAAAATTCATCTGAGAACTTCAGATCCAG ACTTCCTTGCTGCAGTGGACTCCTGGTTCAAGGTCTTGCTGCCCAAGATATATCCATTTCTCTACCACAATGGGGGTAACATCATTAGCATTCAG GTGGAGAATGAGTATGGTAGCTACAAGGCCTGCGACTTCAGCTATATGAAACACTTGGCTGGGCTCTTCCGTGCATTACttggagacaagatcttgctCTTCACCACAGATGGGCCTGAAGGATTCAAATGTGGCTCCCTTCAGGGACTCTATACCACCGTAGATTTTGGCCCAGGTCTCCTAAACAGG GTGAACTCTGAGTACTACACAGGCTGGCTGGATTATTGGGGCCAGAATCACTCCACACGGTCCAGCCCAGATGTAACCAGAGGACTGGAAAGCATGTTGAAGTTGGGAGCCAGTGTGAACAT GTACATGTTTCATGGCGGTACCAACTTTGGGTACTGGAATG GAGCTGATGAGAAGGGCCGCTTCTTTCCGATTACCACCAGCTACGACTACGATGCACCCATATCTGAAGCAGGGGACCCCACAGCCAAGCTTTTTGCGCTTCGAAATGTCATCAGCAAG TTCCAGGAAATTCCCTTGGGACCTTTACCTCCCCCAAGCCCCAAGATGAAGCTTGGACCTGTGACTCTCAAGCTG GATGGGAGCTTGCTGGCTTTCCTAGACTTTCTCTGCCCCCAGGGGCCCATCCGTTCATTTTTGCCATTATCCTTTGAGGCTGTCAAGCAG GACCATGGCTTCATGTTGTACCAGACGTATTTGACTCATACTGTTTCTGAACCAACACAATTCTGGGTGCCACGTAACGGAGTTCATGACCGTGCCTATGTGATGGTAGATGGG GTGTTCCAAGGTGTCCTGGAACGAAATATGAGACCCCAACTATTTTTAACTGGGAAAGTAGGGGCTAAAGTGGATATCTTGCTGGAGAACATGGGGAGGCTCAGTTTTGGGTCTAACCGCAGTGACTTCAAG GGCTTGTTAGAGCCACCGATTTGGGGGCGAACCATTCTTACTGAGTGGAAGATATTCCCTCTGAACGTTGACAAGCTTGCAAGGTGGTGGCTTCCCCTCCATTTGCAGAAAAGACCACAGCCTCAAGGTCCTTCTGGCCCAACCTTCTACTCtacaacatttaaaattttaggcTCGGTTGGGGACACATTTCTATATCTACATGGATGGACGAAG GGCCAAGTCTGGATCAACGGGTTTAACTTGGGTCGGTACTGGACAAAGCGGGGGCCACAACAGACCCTGTACGTACCAAGGCCCCTGCTGCTTCCAACAAGATCCAATAAAATCACAATCCTGGAGTTAGAAAATGTGCCTAACCCGCCCCAAATCCAATTTCTAGATAAGCCTATCCTCAACAGCACCTTGCATTCAACATATATGTATTTtctctcagaaaaacaaaatacttatCAACCAATGGAGTTGAGTGGGCACTGA
- the Glb1l gene encoding beta-galactosidase-1-like protein isoform X1 translates to MAPKRLPCLLLPLATLALLLLSPLPQAEARSFLVDRKNDRFLLDGVPFRYVSGSLHYFRVPRVLWADRLSKMYLSGLNAVQFYVPWNYHEPEPGVYNFNGSRDLIAFLTEAARANLFVILRPGPYICAEWEMGGLPSWLLQKPKIHLRTSDPDFLAAVDSWFKVLLPKIYPFLYHNGGNIISIQVENEYGSYKACDFSYMKHLAGLFRALLGDKILLFTTDGPEGFKCGSLQGLYTTVDFGPADNMTKIFALLRKYEPHGPLVNSEYYTGWLDYWGQNHSTRSSPDVTRGLESMLKLGASVNMYMFHGGTNFGYWNGADEKGRFFPITTSYDYDAPISEAGDPTAKLFALRNVISKFQEIPLGPLPPPSPKMKLGPVTLKLDGSLLAFLDFLCPQGPIRSFLPLSFEAVKQDHGFMLYQTYLTHTVSEPTQFWVPRNGVHDRAYVMVDGVFQGVLERNMRPQLFLTGKVGAKVDILLENMGRLSFGSNRSDFKGLLEPPIWGRTILTEWKIFPLNVDKLARWWLPLHLQKRPQPQGPSGPTFYSTTFKILGSVGDTFLYLHGWTKGQVWINGFNLGRYWTKRGPQQTLYVPRPLLLPTRSNKITILELENVPNPPQIQFLDKPILNSTLHSTYMYFLSEKQNTYQPMELSGH, encoded by the exons ATGGCTCCCAAGAGGCTGCCCTGCCTGCTGCTGCCGCTTGCCACGctggcactgctgctgctgtccccACTGCCCCAG GCCGAGGCTCGTTCCTTCCTGGTGGACCGGAAAAATGACAGGTTCCTCCTGGACGGCGTCCCGTTCCGCTACGTGTCTGGCAGTCTGCACTACTTTCGGGTACCGCGGGTGCTTTGGGCAGACCGGCTTTCCAAGATGTATTTGAGCGGCCTCAACGCTGTGCAGTT TTACGTGCCCTGGAACTACCATGAGCCAGAGCCTGGGGTCTATAACTTTAATGGCAGTCGCGACCTCATTGCCTTTCTGACTGAGGCAGCTAGAGCAAACCTGTTTGTTATACTAAGACCAGGACCTTACATCTGTGCAGAATGGGAGATG GGGGGCCTCCCATCCTGGTTGCTTCAAAAACCTAAAATTCATCTGAGAACTTCAGATCCAG ACTTCCTTGCTGCAGTGGACTCCTGGTTCAAGGTCTTGCTGCCCAAGATATATCCATTTCTCTACCACAATGGGGGTAACATCATTAGCATTCAG GTGGAGAATGAGTATGGTAGCTACAAGGCCTGCGACTTCAGCTATATGAAACACTTGGCTGGGCTCTTCCGTGCATTACttggagacaagatcttgctCTTCACCACAGATGGGCCTGAAGGATTCAAATGTGGCTCCCTTCAGGGACTCTATACCACCGTAGATTTTGGCCCAG CTGACAACATGACTAAAATCTTTGCCCTGCTTCGGAAGTATGAGCCCCATGGGCCGTTG GTGAACTCTGAGTACTACACAGGCTGGCTGGATTATTGGGGCCAGAATCACTCCACACGGTCCAGCCCAGATGTAACCAGAGGACTGGAAAGCATGTTGAAGTTGGGAGCCAGTGTGAACAT GTACATGTTTCATGGCGGTACCAACTTTGGGTACTGGAATG GAGCTGATGAGAAGGGCCGCTTCTTTCCGATTACCACCAGCTACGACTACGATGCACCCATATCTGAAGCAGGGGACCCCACAGCCAAGCTTTTTGCGCTTCGAAATGTCATCAGCAAG TTCCAGGAAATTCCCTTGGGACCTTTACCTCCCCCAAGCCCCAAGATGAAGCTTGGACCTGTGACTCTCAAGCTG GATGGGAGCTTGCTGGCTTTCCTAGACTTTCTCTGCCCCCAGGGGCCCATCCGTTCATTTTTGCCATTATCCTTTGAGGCTGTCAAGCAG GACCATGGCTTCATGTTGTACCAGACGTATTTGACTCATACTGTTTCTGAACCAACACAATTCTGGGTGCCACGTAACGGAGTTCATGACCGTGCCTATGTGATGGTAGATGGG GTGTTCCAAGGTGTCCTGGAACGAAATATGAGACCCCAACTATTTTTAACTGGGAAAGTAGGGGCTAAAGTGGATATCTTGCTGGAGAACATGGGGAGGCTCAGTTTTGGGTCTAACCGCAGTGACTTCAAG GGCTTGTTAGAGCCACCGATTTGGGGGCGAACCATTCTTACTGAGTGGAAGATATTCCCTCTGAACGTTGACAAGCTTGCAAGGTGGTGGCTTCCCCTCCATTTGCAGAAAAGACCACAGCCTCAAGGTCCTTCTGGCCCAACCTTCTACTCtacaacatttaaaattttaggcTCGGTTGGGGACACATTTCTATATCTACATGGATGGACGAAG GGCCAAGTCTGGATCAACGGGTTTAACTTGGGTCGGTACTGGACAAAGCGGGGGCCACAACAGACCCTGTACGTACCAAGGCCCCTGCTGCTTCCAACAAGATCCAATAAAATCACAATCCTGGAGTTAGAAAATGTGCCTAACCCGCCCCAAATCCAATTTCTAGATAAGCCTATCCTCAACAGCACCTTGCATTCAACATATATGTATTTtctctcagaaaaacaaaatacttatCAACCAATGGAGTTGAGTGGGCACTGA